The nucleotide window GCTTAAGATAAAGAAACGTTTCCATTCCTTTTACAAATTGTCTGTGTGAGCAGCTCatatatttttagaactttCAATTTGTACGCAAACGTTCGACCTTGTCGCTCTATAGAAGGCTTTAAAACTGCATACGATAATGTCGATATTGTGACCATTCGTGAGAACACTGAAGGTGAATACAGTGGAATTGAACATATGGTAAGACGCTATTTCTTTTCCTCAAAACAACAACACTATCTTTGCCATACTTACACGAGCTAGTCTACTTTACTTTGAAATTTAAGCCATTGGTGGTTGAATATCTCTTTTCTTGCTAAAGATGAGGTTTTACCCAAGATATCCGAAGGATTTGGCGGTGAGAGATAACCATTTTTCTACCCATATTTAATTCACTTTCTTGGGTTTTCTTGTGTGTAACGTTTTTTTATCAGTATTAAAATACCCACCCTCCCACATCTCCTTCCCTGCACTCTACGGAATTGTTTAAAGAGGGGTACACATCTTCAGATGTGGAACATTTAGTGGCGGTGTCTTTTGAGCAAAggcaaaaataagtaaaataaacTTTCGAATTAAAAATTACACCCAAATTTGTGTTGAAAAATTCTTTGATTTGAATCTATAGGTGGTTGATGGAGTTGTACAAAGCATAAAACTCATAACTAGACCAGCTTCCGAAAGAATTGCAAATTTTGCTTTCGAATACGCTCGTGCAAATAGAAGAGATAAGGTCACTGCAGTACACAAGGCAAATATTATGTGAGTATTTTCGACGTACtgtatattaaaaataagacGTTACGATCtgtattgtttttattgtctttattgtttttgtcggtcggtcggtcggtcggtcggtcggtcgtgAATGCCCAGAATCAAAATATCAATATTAAATCACTGCTATTTATTGTAAAGGGTAAATCAAGCCTTAGATTTTGTTGTTATGATTTGGCCACGTTTTGTAAGCATGCACAATTCTGTTTTCTGTGTATAGGCGTCAATCAGATGGATTGTTTCTTCAGTGTTGTCGAGAAGCTTCGGAGAAAAATCCTGATATTAAGTATACCGAGGTATTCTTAGACACAACATGTCTAAATGTAAGTTCGCATTTCTGTTGATGTTTTTGCTATGAATTTATTAATATGCAGTGAAACCTCCCTAATTTAAACTCTTGCGGGGCAAACATTGACTTGAGATAAAGGAGGTTATCCCACAGGACAaagatgaataaataaaaattatctcCAAATATCGACTTTGCGCAGGTCAATTTTAACCAAAATGTTCACTCTTGACCGAAGATCGTTGTGAAACTAAAAAATTACTGGACAAATCAAACTGTCCATCATGAGGTGTCTACTTTAAAGTATGTCTGGTTCAGGGAGATTTCATTGTGTTTTCTATATTGTCGGCCGTTTTAAATAACTTGTGGATTTTTATCATGCGTGAGAAAAGATTGGGAGGGGGTGGCGAGAGGGGGTGGAATACCTGATATCACTTTATAgtacatttaaatatttttttcatatagaTGGTGAAGGATCCTTCCCAATACGATGTATTGGTAATGCCGAATTTATACGGGGACATATTAAGGTAATGATAAATCGCACCTATAATTATAGTATCAACCGCCCGTATGTAAACAGGTAACAGGAATGCTTAACTATTCCTTCAAGATTTTAGATTTGCGCTACGTATTTTTTTCGTAAACTTTTGATCGTCCACTAATGAAAAGAATTACGAGTTAATGCGGCTTGCTGAAGGATTTTATTCTACGTTTTGTTTTATCAAGTTGTGTCATAAAAATCTATATCACAAATTATTTAGGCACAATTTTTTCCCGCAAATTTCCtcgaaaattttttataaactctAAGCGAACTCTTAGTACTGCGTTTACGCTTTAACACTTTTACGGTTTCAAAGAAAGAGTCCGGTTTTAAATCAAAAACGTAATAATTTGAAATCGGAAATGTTTTATCCGTTTTCAAAACGGATAAGTTTTTGAATAACCAACTTCATATTATACCGAATTTATTCAGATACATGCgtttttcttgaaaatttacACCGATTCAAGCAATTATCCCGCATTCAAACGAATACGGAAAATACTTTTTTCGGAAACAATTCCGTTGGCAGTTTCCAGCGTTTGAACCCCTGCCGCTCAAAATGCTTAATTTCCATTAATTAAAGATGGCATCATTTTCTTAGCTTTCATTGATTATTAACTAAACGCTTGGAAGTTGACTCTTTTATTTACTGTTGTCAAAATACAGTCGCCGCGGCTAGAAGAGGGATCTAATGCAGGTATTAAACGCTAGAAACCGCAGCTAAAAAAGCAATAATGGAAAACAATtgcaagttttatttatttatttatttattttacgtgtttttattttcttcagtgACTTGTGTGCTGGTTTAATTGGAGGGCTTGGGTTGACACCCAGTGGTAATATTGGTATGAATGGTGTAGCTGTGTTCGAAGCGGTACGTCAGAtaagttttctttaaaaaaagttcacaGGACTAGTACTTTTTTCTGAAACGTTTTTGGTAGTACGTGTTTTACAGATTTTGTAAAATCATTAGGTTTGTGATAATGTAAAGCTTTGCATATAGCTCTGCAAAATACGCTTCACATTCATATTCCTGTTTAGGTTCATGGCACAGCACCAGACATCGCTGGTGAAGATAAAGCAAATCCAACCGCGCTCCTCCTTAGCGGTGTTATGATGCTCCGTCATATGAAGCTAAATAAATATgctgacgtcatcgaaaaagcTTGCTTTACCACGATAGCTGAAGGAAAGGTAAGCCCTATTATTCCGATCGGGTAAATACGGGGAATTAGGATTTAATTTGACTTATATTTCGTTTTTGTTATAGGCCACCACTGGAGATCTTGGCGGGAATTCTTCGTGCACTGCTTACACAGATGAAATTATCCGCCATATTGAAACgatgtaaataattttaaattttatatttcgtgCGTTAAAActaaatgtatttattaaacaaaaaattagttttcttaaaTCTTAATGAAATCATTTCACTGTGTTTTTTTCTTGCTCTGTACATTTTCGCCCTGTTAACTTTGAATTACAAGTATCCCGTTTCCATTGGTGTAAAGATTTCTAAAACTTTGATAAGACAGTGAGACGGTTTAGAgttactccaaaaaaaaaatgctgacaaaATTTTCGTCACCTGGAGAATATTTGGTCACTTTTATGTTGGTTAAggtgagacgctaagtaaatcCTCGTCCTTAAGACCTCTGtttgctttttaattttatggTACCCAATCGATATTAAAAAGCGGAAAGCgttcctggggatgaggttgcgtTAAGTAAAAATATGTCTTCAGTTTTCCGAAGTTGTTAAAGAGTATTATAAAACTgtcgaagaagaaaaaagtcatGAATACATGCGTTTCGTCGACTGTTTATGAGAGAATAACAGTTTGAAAGAAATTCTAAGAATTTAAAAGTGAGATCCTACAGAGCTACAACTCCTTACAAAAATATTGGGACAACGACATCTTTTCGGCTATTTTACAAAGTTGGCAAAAACTCAAACTCTCTCCCGTCGGTGAGGTCTGAAAGTGCTGCTTTACAGTTGCGTGGGTTATGTAGACATAGTTTAAATCGTGCTAATTCACGTTCGGGTTTATAAGGAGGCCGAAAATGTGAGAAAAAAAGgccaattagcacattttaagagtCGAGATTTAACCTAAGATCCTAATTCCGCTTGACATTGCGTGTACCTAGTATTGGAATGACCTAAGTAACTACTTGTGAAATGAACTTCGAAATTTACCCCTTTGTCTCAATACATTTTAGGAATGGTTGTAGACGGCAATGATATGAAATCCTCTCCTCCCTTAAGGAGAGACTAGAGATCGTAAAAAAATTTAGCAGAGAACAACAATTAATTaaagactttttaaaataaaatcatcCATCATTTGTTATAATTTGTTTGAAACTTAGGTTCGTTATCATTATGTTAATAACATAttatcatttgttatttttcctttgtgatacaaaaatcggctttattttctaatttgcggcttaaaatgtaaaacttGCCAAAACGCAGACAtttccaattagcggacactctgGTCATACACCGATTGTCTCCGCTAATGGGAGAgtatacacgcttttttataaagatCAGTAGCATCTAACCTGAAGCGTGTGTCAGCCAATTTGCAGCCATCTACTCAATTCGACTTGGCATAGTAGGCAAGCAAGTTAAAGCAATTCTTTACGTATCATTGTCGGTTATGTAATATAATTACAGCCGGAAGGAAGTAAGACCCAGCCGgtaggatggaatccccaaggacgttaaCACCTCCTTACTTACTTGCTTACTTACTTATTTTACTTAATTCCTAATTTGTTCCTAGATGGAAAAACACATCTTTGAAATTCAATCTTTTTTGTTCTTGTATTTAGATGTGCGTGCCTTGACCTCCCAATATTTTGTTagataataacatttttttacgaCTGCCACggcgaaagaaaaaacaacataaaaagaaaaagctACGGCAAAGGTTATAGTAAATGTCACGTCAAAAGAAAAAGCCACGgcaaaagtcaaaaaaaatatattcgaaCTAGCCGTTCGCCCgtggaaaaaatccacgggttcgcccgtcctttttacatcgcattgcgtgcgtctcgctactcgtgcagctaagctaccattttttgtTACAGACAGTCAGACAGACAgattttaatttgattttaatttttcaatatataatttaaataattaaactagactatatttatatatatataaatatatatatattatatcttggaggaaagaatacggaaaaAAGCGTTTTACACCAATATAGAAACTTTAATACTTTAATCAGAGAAACTTTCGCCAATTTCACGAATGGGGGGTCCAGTCTCAGTTTTTAGACGGTCTTGTTGCATCAACTTTATGGGTTTAGCTTAAGAGGGTTTCTTATAAGTCAAGAATGTCTGATTTTATTATGATGTTACAAAATACTGCCGACTATCAGCATTTTATAGGTGTAGAAGCCCGGGGACAAGGTTGATAATATAAATTTTGTGCAGAAAAGCATTGACTTATTAAAGAAATCAGTATTTTCACACACAAGTACAATAACGGAAATATGCctatttattacttttttatgtgattttatttatttatttaattttttatttatttataacgaATATTTATACAACATAGCCATTCAAAAACTCGTAAAGTATGTGAATATATACACAAAGTTTCTGTTCTTTTATTGATCATGTAGAATATCATGGgcgtagaagaaccctggggacaaggttggatAACTACACAAAATGATATCCAAGAAAAGGTGTTGTAATAGATTTAATGAACTATTACGTCATACGTCATGCATCCATAGTATTTCCAAGTAAAATACCCTAAGAGATAAAGTGACAATCCTGCGCATGTGCAATTTTTTTAGTCTTTCGACTTCACTTGCATTCTTCTTTTATGAAAATAAACATCGTCTTTTTCGGAGAAAGGAGGTCATGGCCACCCCAACCTCCCTCCCCCGGTTTATTGGCCTCGTATATTCAACATAGCCTCATAATCTCCTCAAGTGAGCATGTTGTTAATACACTAAATGACAAATTACAGTTTATAAGAACTGTCTCGACTGTCCATCAAAATATAACTTAACTAGCCGggagacccggcgtcgaaacgccgggttaagccacaagtaactgttgttgatcGCCTtgaggagcgcttaataagaaccgCAAACTGTGCGACCCGgtgaggtggagcgctttagtacgggtatgcagtatgtcgtaaatcaagtgaagggACCACACCATtgcagtgttgcgactgtaagatatttaaaaaaaaataatttcccgcaacaaaagctgaattaaaacagtttacaaaccgttgttactccgccatagcaaaaacaatcgggcaatattattttattttgcggaataagtttccgtaaaagttcaaaacttaATCATGACAGTGGGCCGAGAacgcataatacccttttcataaaaaactttactgcaatttcggtttaacttaaaacacaggaaaaatCCAGTCGTTACcccataaaaaaactaaaaaaactccaTAATTGGAGTgctctagtacaggtatgcagaatATGTCGTAAATTGAGTAAAGCtcacacaacattatagtgtttcggttgtaatgtactttttaaaatatatgtatatatataactttactgcaactttaaccgaaataaaaacacagtttacaacctgttgttaccccttcataagaaaagaaaatagtcaatattattattttatcttGCGGAGTACGTTTCAGTAAAccttaacaaattaatcatgacaccggactgagcacttagtacaggtaaatggtgtcacacatgcgttatggccataatagccttttcccaaaaaaacttatcgcaacttcaatttaaataaaaaacacacaaaacaccctgttgttaacaccaggttgaatgtttattgcaggtaaaaaaactttatcacaacgaattaaataaaaacacggaaAAAGCCCGTcattaacaccaggctgagcacTTAACATGTAAATTGTGTCATACATGAGTAACAGGCGTAataaaatttttcaaacaaaatttatcacaacggtttaaataaaaacacaggaaacagcccgtcgttaacaccaggctgagcgcttaACAGGTGAATCGTGTCATACATGAGCACAGGGGTAATACCATGTTCCAAAAATCCTTATCGCttcggttttaaaagaaatcagtgaacagcctggcattaacccggttaagtttaaaaaattactcagcaattttattttgcataataaatttttaaatcagtaataaaagtggccgctgccaactgcatttagcataagaattgttaagaattgtgttgcagccaaactgcatttggctactttcacttgcaGCCAAACAGCATTTGGCTACTCTCACTTTTTAGCAGGATGTAGCTAAAAgaggagctagctaggtagacccaacttcaacataaaaataaataataatataccaaactgaataaaaactttaaaagtataggaataaataaagctagctatagc belongs to Hydractinia symbiolongicarpus strain clone_291-10 chromosome 1, HSymV2.1, whole genome shotgun sequence and includes:
- the LOC130641979 gene encoding isocitrate dehydrogenase [NAD] subunit alpha, mitochondrial-like, with amino-acid sequence MVAGAAVFGNSFAKGASWCAKYLAASNKRYSNIVSLSSCTKRGYSTENVRKVTLIPGDGIGPEISRAVQRIFSAAQAPIEWESVDVTPVIGLDGKTQIPPAAIESVNRNKIGLKGPLATPIGKGHVSLNLTLRRTFNLYANVRPCRSIEGFKTAYDNVDIVTIRENTEGEYSGIEHMVVDGVVQSIKLITRPASERIANFAFEYARANRRDKVTAVHKANIMRQSDGLFLQCCREASEKNPDIKYTEVFLDTTCLNMVKDPSQYDVLVMPNLYGDILSDLCAGLIGGLGLTPSGNIGMNGVAVFEAVHGTAPDIAGEDKANPTALLLSGVMMLRHMKLNKYADVIEKACFTTIAEGKATTGDLGGNSSCTAYTDEIIRHIETM